In one window of Microbacterium natoriense DNA:
- a CDS encoding DNA-3-methyladenine glycosylase I has product MTSLRTGPDARDRCAWVGDDAEYRRYHDEEWGTPLHGNRALFEKMALEGFQAGLSWITILRKRPRFREVFAGFDPEIVAEFGESDVERLMADAGIIRNRAKIGATIGNARIVREMAEGELDELMWSFAPSASGIRPRGMADVPAVTPESTAMSKELRRRGFRFVGATTMYALMQSAGMVDDHIEGCWRA; this is encoded by the coding sequence ATGACGTCGCTCCGTACCGGGCCCGACGCACGAGACAGATGCGCCTGGGTCGGCGACGACGCGGAGTACCGGCGCTACCACGATGAGGAGTGGGGAACCCCGTTGCACGGCAACAGGGCGCTGTTCGAGAAGATGGCGCTCGAGGGCTTCCAGGCGGGGCTCAGCTGGATCACGATCCTGCGCAAGCGCCCGCGGTTCCGAGAGGTGTTCGCGGGCTTCGACCCCGAGATCGTCGCGGAGTTCGGCGAGAGCGACGTCGAGCGCCTGATGGCGGATGCCGGCATCATCCGCAACCGCGCCAAGATCGGGGCCACGATCGGCAATGCGCGCATCGTGCGCGAGATGGCCGAGGGTGAGCTCGACGAGCTGATGTGGTCGTTCGCGCCGTCCGCATCCGGCATCCGCCCTCGCGGCATGGCCGACGTGCCGGCCGTCACGCCGGAGTCGACCGCGATGAGCAAGGAGTTGCGCCGACGGGGGTTCCGATTCGTCGGCGCGACCACGATGTACGCGCTCATGCAGTCGGCAGGCATGGTCGACGACCACATCGAGGGATGCTGGCGAGCCTGA
- a CDS encoding HTTM domain-containing protein, which produces MTVAPDTKKKADAAPTKSASKASAPQKKNAPEPETPQASLPARLLTFAASMIAGFWNMVLSAVDRISAFVFDWLFGGKKALYGLAVTRILFGVTALGLLASNFGTRLYTFGAGSAWNGEMVEPVSDFPKIWVFSAFHAAMGNDAVYTALYVLLAVLAVLFVLGWRFRIVLPIFFCMWVGFIEANDMVGDQGDNMFRIALLLLFFADPAARWSLDARRRAKSGEWFAPGSQPALLGTVFHNLALVALTAQVCFVYASGALFKAGGAPWEQGYAVYNPLHTMRFGTWPVLSDLVTTWGPMVVLFSWGSILLQVAFPLALLTRPTRLIALVGILSFHVGIAVLMGLPWFSLTMIAIDSIFIRDRTWQRLSVGVVKRWNEAKTAPPPRASSLA; this is translated from the coding sequence GTGACCGTCGCGCCCGACACCAAGAAGAAGGCGGATGCTGCGCCCACGAAGTCTGCGTCGAAGGCATCCGCTCCGCAGAAGAAGAATGCACCGGAGCCCGAGACTCCGCAGGCGTCGCTGCCCGCGCGTCTGCTGACCTTCGCCGCCTCGATGATCGCCGGCTTCTGGAACATGGTGCTGTCGGCGGTCGACCGCATCTCGGCATTCGTGTTCGATTGGCTGTTCGGCGGCAAGAAGGCGCTGTACGGCCTCGCCGTGACCCGCATACTGTTCGGCGTCACCGCGCTCGGGCTGCTGGCGTCGAACTTCGGCACGCGGCTCTACACGTTCGGTGCGGGTTCCGCCTGGAACGGCGAGATGGTCGAGCCGGTCAGCGATTTCCCGAAGATCTGGGTGTTCAGCGCGTTCCACGCCGCGATGGGCAACGACGCCGTCTACACCGCGCTGTACGTGCTGCTGGCCGTGCTCGCCGTGCTGTTCGTGCTCGGCTGGCGTTTCCGCATCGTGCTTCCGATCTTCTTCTGCATGTGGGTGGGCTTCATCGAGGCCAACGACATGGTCGGCGATCAGGGCGACAACATGTTCCGCATCGCGCTGCTCCTGCTGTTCTTCGCAGACCCCGCCGCTCGCTGGTCGCTCGACGCCCGTCGTCGTGCGAAGAGCGGGGAGTGGTTCGCTCCAGGCAGCCAGCCGGCTCTGCTCGGCACCGTGTTCCACAACCTCGCACTGGTCGCGCTCACCGCGCAGGTCTGCTTCGTCTACGCGTCCGGCGCGCTGTTCAAGGCCGGCGGCGCTCCGTGGGAGCAGGGATACGCGGTCTACAACCCGCTGCACACCATGCGGTTCGGCACCTGGCCGGTGCTCAGCGACCTCGTCACGACCTGGGGACCCATGGTCGTGCTCTTCAGCTGGGGATCGATCCTGCTGCAGGTGGCGTTCCCGCTCGCGCTGCTCACGCGGCCGACCCGGCTCATCGCACTCGTCGGCATCCTGTCCTTCCACGTCGGCATCGCGGTGCTGATGGGCCTGCCCTGGTTCTCGCTCACGATGATCGCGATCGACTCGATCTTCATCCGCGACCGCACCTGGCAGCGTCTGAGCGTGGGGGTCGTGAAGCGCTGGAACGAGGCGAAGACCGCACCGCCACCCCGCGCGTCCTCGCTCGCGTAG
- a CDS encoding NAD(P)-dependent alcohol dehydrogenase has protein sequence MTRVTAYAAPREAAPLEKTLIERRELGPNDILIDVAFAGICHSDIHTVRGDWGPQRYPLAPGHEIAGTVAAIGDAVTAHAVGDRVGVGCLVNSCGECRSCLRGQEQFCLEGAVFTYGSVDRDGTVTQGGYSQQVVVTERFAVRIPDALPLDKAAPLLCAGITTYSPLRNWNVGPGTRVAVVGMGGLGHMGVQIAHALGAEVTVLSQTLSKKDDGIRLGADHYFATSDPATFKQLRGSFDVILNTVSAVVDLRSYLGLLDVGGAMVCVGAPGEPLEVGVMSLIGGNRILAGSNIGGIAQTQEMLDFCAEHGIAAEIEVIPASEINAAYERVLASDVRYRFVIDAATFA, from the coding sequence ATGACCCGCGTCACCGCCTACGCCGCACCCCGCGAAGCAGCCCCGCTCGAGAAGACCCTCATCGAACGCCGCGAGCTGGGCCCGAACGACATCCTGATCGACGTCGCCTTCGCAGGCATCTGCCACTCCGACATCCACACCGTGCGGGGCGACTGGGGCCCGCAGCGCTACCCGCTCGCTCCCGGACATGAGATCGCCGGCACGGTGGCCGCGATCGGCGATGCCGTCACAGCGCACGCCGTCGGAGACCGGGTCGGCGTCGGCTGCCTGGTGAACTCGTGCGGGGAGTGCCGCAGCTGCCTGCGCGGCCAGGAGCAGTTCTGCCTCGAGGGCGCCGTCTTCACCTACGGCAGCGTCGACCGCGACGGCACCGTGACGCAGGGCGGCTACTCGCAGCAGGTGGTCGTGACCGAGCGCTTCGCGGTGCGCATCCCCGATGCACTCCCGCTGGACAAGGCCGCGCCTCTGCTCTGCGCCGGCATCACCACGTACTCGCCGCTGCGCAACTGGAACGTCGGGCCCGGCACCCGCGTCGCGGTCGTCGGAATGGGCGGTCTGGGCCACATGGGCGTGCAGATCGCACACGCTCTCGGCGCCGAGGTCACCGTGCTCTCGCAGACGCTGAGCAAGAAGGACGACGGCATCCGTCTCGGCGCCGATCACTACTTCGCCACGAGCGACCCCGCCACGTTCAAGCAGCTGCGCGGATCGTTCGACGTCATCCTCAACACGGTGAGCGCCGTGGTCGACCTCCGCTCGTACCTCGGCCTGCTCGATGTGGGCGGCGCGATGGTCTGCGTCGGCGCCCCCGGCGAACCGCTCGAGGTCGGCGTGATGTCTTTGATCGGCGGCAACCGGATCCTCGCCGGTTCCAACATCGGCGGCATCGCGCAGACCCAGGAGATGCTCGACTTCTGCGCAGAGCACGGCATCGCCGCCGAGATCGAGGTGATCCCGGCATCCGAGATCAACGCCGCCTACGAGCGGGTCCTCGCCTCCGACGTGCGCTACCGGTTCGTGATCGACGCGGCGACCTTCGCATGA
- a CDS encoding DUF5819 family protein, giving the protein MSTNTEPVQSDATVASRPRPTWWVKLIAFAACLLTLWHVGASFLWIAPYSALREIPTQNVLASYMLPMFGQSWSVFAPEPINGDYHFNVRALIEKDGEETETGWVSATDVELSMIRYNLFPPRAGIQSSEVASNQMNAYNDLSGEQQAVAALDFDEDDWEDWMVRSFDKLEGDDNPDTTEYMAAEHLATAYATQVAYAIWGADAVVKVQYRVSRQNVVPFAQRNNPNAQRPDPTFATTGWRLPIEEKGQSREDFADVFRAQFERTQQ; this is encoded by the coding sequence ATGAGCACGAACACTGAACCGGTGCAGAGCGACGCGACCGTCGCCTCCCGACCGCGGCCGACCTGGTGGGTGAAGCTCATCGCCTTCGCCGCGTGCCTATTGACGCTCTGGCATGTCGGGGCGTCGTTCCTGTGGATCGCGCCGTACTCGGCGCTGCGTGAGATCCCCACCCAGAACGTGCTCGCGAGCTACATGCTGCCCATGTTCGGCCAGTCCTGGAGCGTCTTCGCCCCAGAGCCGATCAACGGCGACTACCACTTCAACGTCCGCGCCCTCATCGAGAAGGACGGCGAGGAGACCGAGACCGGCTGGGTCAGCGCGACCGACGTCGAACTCTCGATGATCCGCTACAACCTGTTCCCCCCTCGCGCCGGCATCCAGTCCAGCGAGGTCGCGAGCAACCAGATGAACGCCTACAACGACCTCAGCGGCGAACAGCAGGCCGTTGCCGCGCTCGACTTCGACGAGGATGACTGGGAGGACTGGATGGTCCGCTCCTTCGACAAGCTCGAGGGCGACGACAACCCCGACACGACCGAGTACATGGCGGCGGAGCATCTGGCCACCGCGTACGCCACCCAGGTCGCCTACGCGATCTGGGGAGCGGATGCCGTCGTCAAGGTGCAGTACCGCGTGAGCCGGCAGAACGTGGTCCCGTTCGCCCAGCGCAACAATCCCAATGCGCAGCGCCCCGACCCCACTTTCGCGACGACAGGCTGGCGCCTGCCGATCGAAGAGAAGGGGCAGAGCCGCGAGGACTTCGCCGACGTCTTCCGCGCCCAGTTCGAGAGGACCCAGCAGTGA
- a CDS encoding acyl-CoA dehydrogenase family protein — MVDVATVSEVKNPQLDVEQINELLMGTWAQTRRQAREMIKDPAFWRKDDLGKDEHRERVLSQLHLLVENKAVHRAFPKRLGGEENNGGNIAGFEELVVADPSLQIKSGVQWGLFGSAVLQLGTAEHHDKWLPGIMSLEIPGAFAMTEIGHGSDVASVGTTATYDPATEEFVIHTPFRAATKEYLGNAALHGIAATVFAQLITNGVNHGVHCFYVPLRGDDGSDLPGIGREDDGLKGGLNGIDNGRLSFDHVRIPRTNLLNRYGDVAADGTYSSAIDSPGRRFFTMLGTLVQGRVSLDGAASWASALGLKIAITYATERRQFGGADGQEVVLLDYGKHQRRLLPRLATTYAQIFAHDEFLQKFDGVFSGRTDTPDDREDLETLAAALKPLSTWHALDTLQEAREACGGAGFMFENRLVGLRADLDIYVTFEGDNNVLLQLVGKRLLTDYAAQFKGKDAAALAKFAVGQTAGKVFHGAGLRQLGQAVADLGSTARSVENGLREEQQHELLTGRVQQMIADIAGRLRAAGKDKELGARLFNENQAELIEAARAHGELLQWEAFTDGVNRATDADTKKVLTWLRDLFGLQLVEKHLAWYLINGRLSTQRAAAVSSYIDRLCARLRPYALDLVDAFGYEQEHLRAPIASGAEKIRQDEARAYYAELAASGNAPVQEKALKAKKR; from the coding sequence ATGGTCGACGTCGCCACCGTGTCCGAAGTGAAGAATCCGCAGCTCGATGTGGAGCAGATCAACGAGCTCCTGATGGGCACCTGGGCGCAGACCCGCCGTCAGGCCCGAGAGATGATCAAGGACCCGGCGTTCTGGCGCAAGGACGACCTCGGCAAGGACGAGCACCGCGAGCGCGTGCTCAGCCAGCTGCATCTGCTCGTCGAGAACAAGGCCGTGCATCGCGCGTTTCCGAAGCGCCTCGGCGGCGAGGAGAACAACGGCGGCAACATCGCCGGGTTCGAAGAGCTCGTGGTCGCCGACCCCAGTCTGCAGATCAAGTCGGGCGTGCAGTGGGGCCTGTTCGGCTCGGCAGTGTTGCAGCTCGGCACCGCCGAGCATCACGACAAGTGGCTTCCGGGCATCATGAGCCTCGAGATCCCTGGCGCCTTCGCGATGACCGAGATCGGCCACGGCTCCGATGTCGCCTCGGTGGGCACCACCGCGACCTACGATCCCGCGACCGAGGAGTTCGTGATCCACACGCCGTTCCGCGCGGCGACCAAGGAGTATCTCGGCAACGCCGCCCTGCACGGCATCGCCGCAACGGTCTTCGCTCAACTGATCACGAACGGGGTCAATCACGGCGTGCACTGCTTCTACGTGCCGCTGCGCGGTGACGACGGCTCCGACCTCCCCGGCATCGGCCGTGAGGACGACGGGCTCAAGGGCGGCCTGAACGGCATCGACAACGGCCGGCTCAGCTTCGACCACGTGCGCATCCCCCGCACGAACCTGCTGAACCGCTACGGTGACGTCGCCGCCGACGGCACCTATTCGAGCGCGATCGACAGCCCTGGCCGCCGATTCTTCACGATGCTCGGCACCCTCGTGCAGGGTCGCGTGTCGCTCGACGGCGCCGCCTCGTGGGCCTCGGCCCTCGGTCTGAAGATCGCAATCACGTACGCCACCGAGCGCCGCCAGTTCGGCGGCGCCGATGGCCAGGAGGTCGTTCTCCTCGACTACGGCAAGCACCAGCGCCGTCTGCTGCCGCGGCTCGCGACGACCTACGCGCAGATCTTCGCGCACGACGAGTTCCTGCAGAAGTTCGACGGCGTCTTCTCGGGTCGCACCGACACCCCGGACGATCGCGAAGACCTCGAGACTCTGGCCGCTGCTCTCAAGCCGCTGTCGACGTGGCATGCGCTCGACACGCTGCAGGAGGCCCGGGAGGCCTGCGGCGGCGCCGGGTTCATGTTCGAGAACCGTCTGGTGGGCCTGCGCGCAGATCTCGACATCTACGTCACCTTCGAAGGCGACAACAACGTGCTGCTGCAGCTGGTCGGCAAGCGTCTGCTCACTGACTACGCCGCGCAGTTCAAGGGAAAGGATGCTGCCGCACTCGCCAAGTTCGCGGTCGGTCAGACCGCGGGCAAGGTCTTCCACGGCGCCGGCCTCCGGCAGCTCGGCCAGGCCGTCGCCGACCTCGGCTCGACCGCCCGCTCTGTCGAGAACGGACTTCGCGAGGAACAGCAGCACGAGCTCCTCACCGGCCGCGTGCAGCAGATGATCGCGGACATCGCGGGACGGCTGCGTGCCGCCGGCAAGGACAAGGAGCTCGGCGCGCGCCTGTTCAACGAGAATCAGGCAGAGCTCATCGAAGCCGCGCGCGCCCACGGCGAGCTGCTGCAGTGGGAGGCGTTCACCGACGGCGTGAATCGTGCGACGGATGCCGACACCAAGAAGGTTCTGACCTGGCTGCGCGATCTGTTCGGTCTGCAGCTGGTCGAGAAGCACCTGGCCTGGTACCTCATCAACGGGCGACTGTCGACGCAGCGCGCCGCAGCCGTGTCGAGCTACATCGACCGCCTGTGCGCGCGCCTGCGCCCGTACGCTCTCGATCTCGTCGACGCGTTCGGATACGAGCAGGAGCACCTGCGCGCCCCGATCGCGAGCGGTGCGGAGAAGATCAGGCAGGACGAGGCCCGGGCGTACTACGCCGAGCTCGCAGCATCCGGCAACGCCCCCGTGCAGGAGAAGGCGCTCAAGGCCAAGAAGCGCTGA
- a CDS encoding glycoside hydrolase family 3 protein, with product MTEQSGRPWLDAGLPIEERVGLLLAEMTLEEKAGLFFQTMIVMGEGGELSEGDANFGIPSNREYVVGRHMNHFNLLGVAPKASDIAAWHNRLQELAASTRLGIPVSISTDPRHSFSDNPGATMFAGPFSQWPEPLGLAATRDAELVQRFGDIARQEYTAVGIRVALHPQVDLATESRWARQLQTFGEDAALAGRLGAAYVRGFQGASFGPGSVSTMTKHFPGGGPQKDGEDPHFDYGREQVYPGDNFEHHLTPFEDIFAAGGRQIMPYYGMPVGTQYEEVGFGFNKGVLTGLLRERFGFDGIVCTDWGLVTDQPIMGADFSARAWGVEHLTPAERMVKILDAGADQFGGESETGLLIDLVRSGEVSEERLDVSARRLLREKFELGLFEDPYVDVSAADAIVGSAEFRAAGEQAQRASIAVLSNDGVLPLRRGLKLYVEGISPEVAARFGEVVGSPQEADAAVLRIQAPYEQRATMFENFFHAGSLDFPEEVVAHVAEIAASVPTVVDVFLDRPAILGPIVDAANAVVANWGANSEALLDVLTGAVTATGKLPFDVPSSMAAVEASRPDVPFDTADPLFRFGHGLSL from the coding sequence ATGACCGAACAGAGTGGACGTCCCTGGCTCGATGCCGGGCTGCCGATCGAGGAGCGGGTCGGGCTGCTGCTCGCCGAGATGACTCTGGAGGAGAAGGCGGGTCTCTTCTTCCAGACGATGATCGTGATGGGCGAGGGTGGCGAGCTCTCCGAGGGCGATGCGAACTTCGGTATCCCCTCGAACCGCGAGTACGTCGTCGGCCGGCACATGAACCACTTCAACCTGCTCGGCGTCGCGCCGAAGGCGAGCGACATCGCCGCCTGGCACAACAGGCTGCAGGAGCTCGCGGCATCCACCCGCCTCGGCATCCCGGTGTCGATCTCGACAGATCCGCGTCATTCATTCAGCGACAACCCTGGCGCCACGATGTTCGCCGGCCCGTTCTCGCAGTGGCCCGAGCCTCTCGGCCTCGCCGCCACGCGCGACGCCGAGCTGGTTCAGCGCTTCGGCGACATCGCCCGTCAGGAGTACACGGCGGTCGGCATCCGCGTCGCGCTGCACCCGCAGGTCGACCTCGCGACCGAGTCGCGCTGGGCGCGCCAGCTGCAGACCTTCGGAGAGGATGCCGCGCTCGCCGGCCGGCTGGGAGCCGCCTACGTTCGCGGGTTCCAGGGTGCGTCGTTCGGACCGGGCTCGGTCTCGACCATGACCAAGCACTTCCCCGGAGGCGGCCCGCAGAAGGACGGCGAGGACCCGCATTTCGACTACGGACGCGAGCAGGTGTATCCCGGAGACAACTTCGAGCACCATCTCACGCCCTTCGAGGACATCTTCGCCGCGGGCGGACGGCAGATCATGCCCTATTACGGCATGCCGGTCGGTACGCAGTACGAAGAGGTCGGCTTCGGATTCAACAAGGGTGTGCTCACCGGCCTGCTCCGTGAGCGCTTCGGCTTCGACGGCATCGTGTGCACCGACTGGGGGCTGGTGACCGACCAGCCGATCATGGGCGCCGACTTCTCGGCCCGCGCGTGGGGCGTCGAGCACCTGACCCCCGCCGAGCGGATGGTGAAGATCCTCGACGCCGGGGCCGACCAGTTCGGCGGCGAGAGCGAGACTGGTCTGCTGATCGACCTGGTGCGCTCGGGCGAGGTCTCCGAAGAGCGCCTCGACGTCTCGGCACGCCGTCTGCTGCGTGAGAAGTTCGAGCTCGGCCTCTTCGAGGATCCGTACGTCGATGTGTCCGCGGCGGACGCGATCGTGGGGTCGGCGGAGTTCCGTGCGGCCGGCGAGCAGGCGCAGCGCGCGTCGATCGCGGTGCTCTCGAACGATGGCGTGCTCCCGCTGCGCCGCGGGCTGAAGCTGTACGTCGAAGGGATCTCCCCGGAGGTCGCCGCACGGTTCGGAGAGGTGGTCGGGTCTCCTCAGGAAGCGGATGCGGCGGTTCTGCGCATCCAGGCTCCGTACGAGCAGCGCGCCACGATGTTCGAGAACTTCTTCCATGCCGGTTCCCTCGACTTCCCCGAGGAGGTCGTCGCCCATGTCGCGGAGATCGCGGCATCCGTCCCGACGGTCGTGGACGTGTTCCTCGATCGGCCGGCGATCCTCGGTCCGATCGTCGACGCCGCGAACGCGGTCGTCGCGAACTGGGGAGCGAACTCGGAGGCGCTGCTCGACGTGCTGACGGGTGCAGTGACGGCGACCGGAAAACTGCCGTTCGACGTGCCGAGCTCTATGGCCGCAGTCGAGGCGTCGCGGCCGGACGTGCCCTTCGACACGGCCGACCCGCTGTTCCGATTCGGACACGGTCTGTCGCTGTAA
- a CDS encoding choice-of-anchor G family protein: MILTSALVPMGATAAPTDDSEALGQVIRTELLGGGILDVSQAISGNPSDLGPNVTPLNVTLLEGLTVDLGGGLQLPLISGPGGAGLLDLGELGALNSFAGSPTANTSTASAGAITSDGAIATDINNPGAYGNAKVNLTDVLEQLGVAGITDQVVDNLGLELGAIASTATATGAAGTVDFASEYTVADLELNVSSPLVGTVATSLGGVLNGVGDTLNTAVGAGGVLDTVVGAVDLDLGVPAVLQVQIGGGTIAIDGLDAAITAATNTLIAEPLADPNGIVSIDLANGLISVDLAKIVNGPAATDLNGLAPNTLVLDDTTITAITSAVSAALGTLTTKVTTVVTDLINNLSVHITLGAHVTALLLNADVDITVDAKLGQLTGAIPGAPVVAVVGDLAGIPLGGVLSLVTTPVINLLTSTLAPVINTLVTTVTTGLAPAIDGIINPVVTALSPLFDALNEVVEITINEQPTPGILGAESFTVNAISLELLPGLGALNLDLASSTVRAAELAVAAVDAAAQVQAGTSLPVTGSGWPANTQVSLQLTAPGGGANVGGPVLVQTDANGAFTTTYPVPPGTPAATGYTVTATAGTVTATDTTEVTAGGGGDVNTNAAASASASADATADGDPSAQAAAEAAAFSDATAIASAAATADAEAAAEAAATVTASSEASTTADADVNASAAVAAQAAAQADASDDVNAAASTAAEANSSVASDSAATADSSTEASSEASANTNATASATASANADASTAAVAEAAAQAAAYAEAESDASAAADIDASAAAETAATATSSTAATADATSAANAGAAIAAQAAALADATSNTEADTSATSDASTSAAANASAAAIATASTTASADAVAEATSTATAAADPDATATATASAEVNTNASASAAASAQADDDSNASAEVAAQVAALADATSVATAAADASANIAAEAAATDDASTDASTTATSEANAAAAASAQAAAQTDATSTSAADTSASADADPNAAASIAANATSSNTASATAAADATATATASATTSATASASANANPTGKLGITVKVPVLERGQQQTTVGTGFKPGEVVTGVMTSDPLALGTQVANAQGTVTFTWAIPAGTDLGTHTVTLTGAESGSVAGTFQVVAKGLAATGGTAPNGWIVLGALLLMFGLGTALVARSKRETVTAE, from the coding sequence GTGATTCTCACCAGCGCGTTGGTGCCCATGGGCGCCACAGCCGCACCGACAGATGACTCCGAGGCACTCGGCCAGGTCATCCGCACCGAGCTGCTCGGCGGAGGCATCCTCGATGTCTCACAGGCGATCAGCGGCAACCCGAGCGACCTGGGCCCGAACGTCACGCCGCTCAACGTCACCCTGCTCGAGGGCTTGACCGTCGACCTCGGCGGTGGCCTGCAGCTTCCGCTGATCTCGGGACCCGGCGGCGCCGGTCTTCTCGACCTCGGCGAGCTCGGAGCCCTCAACTCGTTCGCAGGCTCGCCCACGGCGAACACCTCGACGGCGAGTGCGGGAGCGATCACCTCGGACGGCGCGATCGCCACCGACATCAACAACCCCGGCGCCTACGGCAACGCGAAGGTCAACCTGACCGATGTGCTCGAGCAGCTCGGTGTCGCGGGAATCACTGACCAGGTGGTCGACAACCTCGGCCTCGAGCTGGGCGCCATCGCGTCGACCGCGACGGCGACCGGTGCTGCCGGAACGGTCGACTTCGCGTCGGAGTACACGGTCGCGGACCTCGAGCTGAACGTCTCCAGCCCGCTCGTGGGCACAGTGGCCACTTCTCTCGGCGGAGTGCTCAACGGCGTCGGAGACACGCTGAACACGGCAGTGGGGGCTGGGGGAGTCCTCGACACCGTCGTCGGCGCAGTCGACCTCGACTTGGGCGTTCCAGCCGTTCTGCAGGTGCAGATCGGCGGCGGCACGATCGCGATCGACGGACTCGACGCCGCGATCACCGCTGCGACGAACACCCTGATCGCGGAGCCGCTCGCTGACCCGAACGGCATCGTGTCGATCGATCTCGCGAACGGTCTCATCTCAGTCGATCTCGCGAAGATCGTGAACGGGCCGGCGGCGACAGACCTCAACGGTCTGGCCCCGAACACGCTCGTCCTCGACGACACGACGATCACGGCGATCACCTCGGCCGTCTCCGCGGCTCTGGGCACGTTGACGACCAAGGTCACGACCGTCGTCACCGACTTGATCAACAACCTGAGCGTTCACATCACGCTCGGAGCGCACGTGACCGCTCTCCTGCTCAACGCCGACGTCGACATCACCGTCGACGCGAAGCTCGGCCAGCTCACGGGTGCCATTCCCGGCGCCCCGGTCGTGGCAGTCGTCGGCGACCTGGCGGGCATTCCGCTCGGCGGCGTGCTCAGCCTCGTCACCACCCCGGTGATCAACCTGCTCACGTCCACGCTCGCGCCGGTCATCAACACGCTGGTCACCACCGTGACCACGGGTCTCGCTCCGGCAATCGACGGCATCATCAACCCGGTTGTGACCGCGCTGAGCCCGCTGTTCGACGCGCTGAACGAGGTCGTGGAGATCACGATCAACGAGCAGCCGACGCCGGGCATCCTCGGCGCCGAGTCGTTCACGGTGAACGCGATCAGCCTCGAGCTCCTCCCGGGCCTGGGCGCGCTGAACCTCGACCTCGCGTCCTCCACGGTGCGTGCGGCTGAGCTCGCCGTCGCCGCGGTCGACGCGGCGGCTCAGGTCCAGGCAGGCACGAGCCTTCCGGTCACCGGTTCCGGCTGGCCCGCGAACACTCAGGTGTCGTTGCAGCTGACCGCTCCTGGTGGCGGTGCCAACGTCGGCGGTCCGGTGCTCGTTCAGACCGACGCGAACGGCGCCTTCACCACGACGTACCCGGTGCCCCCGGGAACGCCCGCAGCCACCGGCTACACGGTGACGGCGACAGCCGGTACGGTCACCGCGACCGACACGACTGAGGTCACAGCCGGTGGCGGCGGAGACGTCAACACCAACGCGGCGGCCTCGGCATCCGCATCGGCTGACGCCACCGCTGACGGCGACCCGTCCGCACAGGCGGCGGCTGAGGCTGCGGCCTTCTCCGACGCGACCGCGATCGCCTCTGCTGCGGCCACGGCCGACGCTGAGGCGGCAGCCGAGGCTGCGGCCACGGTGACCGCTTCTTCGGAGGCCTCGACCACGGCTGACGCCGATGTCAACGCTTCGGCAGCTGTCGCTGCTCAGGCTGCGGCACAGGCTGACGCGTCGGATGACGTGAACGCTGCGGCTTCGACCGCTGCGGAGGCGAACTCCTCGGTCGCATCCGACTCGGCAGCAACCGCTGATTCATCGACGGAGGCCTCGAGCGAGGCATCGGCGAACACCAATGCGACGGCTTCGGCCACCGCATCGGCGAACGCCGACGCATCGACCGCGGCAGTCGCCGAGGCCGCTGCTCAGGCGGCTGCTTACGCTGAAGCCGAATCGGACGCCTCCGCGGCAGCCGACATCGACGCGAGCGCAGCGGCGGAGACCGCGGCAACAGCGACCTCGTCGACTGCGGCCACCGCCGACGCCACTTCGGCGGCCAACGCCGGTGCGGCCATCGCCGCTCAGGCTGCGGCTCTCGCCGACGCCACGTCCAACACGGAGGCCGACACCTCGGCGACGTCCGATGCGAGCACGTCCGCTGCGGCGAACGCCTCTGCCGCGGCGATCGCCACAGCGTCGACCACGGCGTCGGCTGACGCGGTGGCCGAGGCCACCTCGACGGCTACCGCTGCGGCTGACCCGGACGCGACGGCAACGGCAACGGCATCGGCTGAGGTGAACACCAACGCCTCGGCGTCGGCGGCAGCTTCGGCTCAGGCGGATGATGACAGCAACGCTTCGGCGGAGGTTGCGGCTCAGGTCGCTGCCCTCGCAGACGCGACGAGCGTCGCTACGGCGGCTGCGGACGCCTCGGCGAACATCGCAGCCGAGGCGGCCGCGACGGACGACGCATCGACCGATGCATCGACCACGGCCACGTCCGAGGCGAATGCTGCAGCTGCGGCATCCGCTCAGGCGGCGGCGCAGACGGACGCGACGTCCACGAGCGCGGCTGACACGTCGGCATCGGCTGACGCCGACCCGAACGCGGCAGCTTCGATCGCGGCCAACGCCACGTCGTCGAACACCGCCTCGGCCACTGCTGCGGCTGACGCCACGGCAACGGCCACGGCGAGCGCCACCACGTCGGCTACCGCGTCCGCCTCGGCGAACGCGAACCCGACGGGCAAGCTCGGCATCACGGTGAAGGTTCCGGTCCTGGAGCGCGGCCAGCAGCAGACCACTGTCGGCACGGGCTTCAAGCCGGGCGAGGTCGTCACCGGTGTGATGACCTCCGACCCGCTGGCACTGGGCACCCAGGTCGCCAACGCGCAGGGAACCGTCACCTTCACGTGGGCGATCCCGGCCGGCACCGACCTGGGCACGCACACCGTCACCCTGACCGGCGCAGAGTCGGGCAGTGTCGCGGGTACGTTCCAGGTCGTGGCCAAGGGCCTCGCCGCAACGGGTGGCACCGCGCCGAACGGCTGGATCGTCCTCGGAGCACTGCTCCTGATGTTCGGTCTCGGCACGGCGCTGGTCGCACGCTCCAAGCGTGAGACCGTCACCGCAGAGTAA